A segment of the Candidatus Eisenbacteria bacterium genome:
CCCGCGGCGGCGTTCGGCGTGGGCCAGTAGATGACCGGGTCGTCGAACTCGTCGCCGGCCGAGCCGAGGGCGAACAGACGGAGGTAGTCGCTCTCCGACGGCGTCGGGTTGCCCGACCATGTGGCCGTCACGGTCCCGCCCGGCGGGACGGCGTCGGCGTCGACGGTGAGGTCGACGGCAGGCGCGACGCCGGGGCCGCCTTCGCTGATCCTCGCGATGAACGCATCGCCACACGCCGTGTCCTGCACGTCGCACGATCCGCGGGCGAGGTTTCGCTGAAAGGCATCGGGCGTGGTCGGCAGATCCATCGACTGGGTGTAACCGGCGACGTACGCGTTGCCGGCCGCGTCGAGCACGATGGCGGTCGCGGTGTCCGAGCCGTTCGACGGGCTGCGGTCGAAGTGACTGCCGCCCAGATACGACGAGTAGACGAGCCGGCTGGCGTCCGGGTTGAGCTTCACGACGAACGCGTCGTCGACGCCGCGCTTGCTCGGCTGGAACGCATCCAGGATCGGGAACAGCAGCGACACCGTCTGGCCCACGACGTACGCGTTGCCGGCTCCGTCGATCGCGATCGCGTTGACGGCGTCATCGAGCTCGCCGTAGAGGTACGTGGAATACACGAGCGCCGATCCGCTCGGCGCGATCTTCGCGACGAAGGCGTCGCTGCAACCGGCGTAGCAGTGCCGCTTTCCGGCGTGCTCCTGGATCACGCCGGGCGTGGTCGGGAAGTCGACCGACGACGTCTCGCCGGCGACGTAGACGCTCCCGGCAGCGTCGAGCGCCATCGCGTTGATCACTGCGCTCTCCGAGCCGCCGAGGTACGTCGAGTAGAGGAGCTGCGAGCCGTCGGGGGAGAGCTTCGAGACGAATCCGCTGAGACCGACGACACCGCCGCCGCGTGTCACCTCGATGGGATCGACGAGCGGGAAGTCGCTCGACGCCGTGGTCCCCGCGACGTACGCGTTGCCGTCCGAGTCGATCGCGATGCTGGAAGGCGAATCGTCGCCCTGGCCGCAGAGGAGCGTCGAGTAGACGAGCGCGCTCCCGTCGACGCTCAGCTTGGCGACGAATCCGTCGCCGGCGAACGGGTAGACGTTCGGGCACGCCGCCCTTCGGTACGCCCCCTCGGTGGTCGGGAAATCCGACGT
Coding sequences within it:
- a CDS encoding SBBP repeat-containing protein, with amino-acid sequence MRRLRDGRRALALITMLLVTVAPVAESSAAPVVTYATYLGGTGDEARVYFEGEVSLARDPAGNLYVTGTTRSTDFPTTEGAYRTLGGSADVFVTKFSPGGAVVYSTYLGGPCEDYGRAIAVDADGNAYVTGEVNGGGTCVATPGALVAKLDPDGGLVYASRLGGSLVDSSYGTGIAVDAAGHAYVTGAALTSDFPTTEGAYRRAACPNVYPFAGDGFVAKLSVDGSALVYSTLLCGQGDDSPSSIAIDSDGNAYVAGTTASSDFPLVDPIEVTRGGGVVGLSGFVSKLSPDGSQLLYSTYLGGSESAVINAMALDAAGSVYVAGETSSVDFPTTPGVIQEHAGKRHCYAGCSDAFVAKIAPSGSALVYSTYLYGELDDAVNAIAIDGAGNAYVVGQTVSLLFPILDAFQPSKRGVDDAFVVKLNPDASRLVYSSYLGGSHFDRSPSNGSDTATAIVLDAAGNAYVAGYTQSMDLPTTPDAFQRNLARGSCDVQDTACGDAFIARISEGGPGVAPAVDLTVDADAVPPGGTVTATWSGNPTPSESDYLRLFALGSAGDEFDDPVIYWPTPNAAAGRLSLQIPADLPVGWYELRLLSPDPEWHLPAPIARSRPIRVDGALPPPPPPGTTCGDGTAAACDDGDLCTDDACVAGVGCVSTPVSGFAGVTCTCGRDVPAACAAEVLPGSYGRRRQRVCELFAAAATSRRTLALRRLRRAVQTLNVSVRLVGGVWRRSISAACAEALKGDLRDVRDRAGTMLKDL